One window of Hypanus sabinus isolate sHypSab1 chromosome 10, sHypSab1.hap1, whole genome shotgun sequence genomic DNA carries:
- the LOC132401028 gene encoding uncharacterized protein LOC132401028, which translates to MTCSSATLWYSEMIVVGILLLSGFVMVKGSAEGYMLYNRVYYWPIIYSSGQMQSMKIRLAAEEVFTTFTEKSIWIPSDTMVIIDCVDEEGEIVVRIYEEQRQTFAKEMRSRSVDNRGQVTVIWRKDGNSKITVGSHVFLGPASGKKGFITRVQLHCECDGTVGLDSNQRKDHRLACAPGNSIPVALEPQDFPNTTCPSVESTTIDTTTIAVTTVTSPLLCDEIQTDTKGVGLVLEETEERIILVPGYRHVQVLFNLTSLQIPSWCGINLQELFQHLLIEQFTHSEFKTGKRRRRGLIEFMGLGYTAGVSTVNTLDIAEVNSQLNSLRQKMKEIVNRDFQDMGGVSTLGKQQANVVSEMLHILQPLGDMTNRIIDRVNNETTQHTKDAVCTTYTSWLLSVIGLNMVQLENHRVPDWISDEQLKEWVGTNTPGCHIREFTFTNHLLGNCRNGSGPLYVGAVLHIPYHSDNQTYPLYKVHNVGKYQDGVWISLANPPIYAIKWQGSAKGVNLASCHQKGEYWVCPEDLFNNGLTDCGFVSYDNCSLSILPVGNRTFIKFALVNDTYYFATSSTHYKKGSLTCSLYNHNVALSNVLRDLFLAGQVLPKPVVKPPIHLDIYINDTAEDLLRYVPTALPPIPHFTAQWDRVINHNEAIIKQWDELSKTIKDHADLANDILQDPPFWSKVWNWGRNVNVHPWIRIISHVVIVLLLVLMIIQCIFLSVFRRQLKQLKSLHAKSHSNSLSSNVV; encoded by the exons ATGACTTGTTCATCTGCAACTCTCTG GTATTCGGAAATGATTGTAGTTGGAATACTACTGCTGAGTGGCTTCGTAATGGTCAAAGGCTCTGCTGAAGGTTATATGTTATACAATAGAGTGTATTATTGGCCAATTATATATTCATCTGGACAGATGCAAAGTATGAAGATTAGGTTGGCAGCAGAGGAAGTATTCACAACATTCACTGAGAAGTCTATTTGGATTCCTTCCGATACCATGGTAATAATAGACTGTGTGGATGAGGAAGGTGAAATAGTGGTACGAATATATGAAGAACAGAGACAAACATTTGCAAAAGAAATGAGATCAAGGTCTGTTGATAATCGGGGTCAAGTTACAGTGATATGGAGGAAAGATGGCAATTCTAAGATAACAGTGGGAAGTCATGTTTTTCTGGGTCCTGCTTCAGGCAAAAAAGGCTTTATAACTCGAGTACAACTTCATTGTGAATGTGATGGTACTGTTGGTTTGGAcagcaatcagaggaaagatcatcGATTAGCATGTGCTCCAGGCAACTCAATCCCAGTTGCTCTGGAGCCCCAAGATTTTCCAAATACAACTTGCCCTTCGGTAGAGTCGACGACCATTGACACCACAACCATTGCAGTGACAACTGTTACTAGTCCTTTGTTGTGTGATGAGATTCAGACAGACACAAAGGGAGTAGGTCTTGTATTAGAAGAAACAGAAGAGCGAATTATTCTAGTGCCAGGGTATAGACACGTGCAAGTATTGTTCAACTTAACGTCGCTTCAGATTCCTAGTTGGTGtggaataaatctccaggagctTTTCCAACATTTATTAATTGAACAGTTTACCCACTCAGAATTTAAAACAGGAAAGAGGCGAAGACGGGGGCTTATTGAATTTATGGGATTGGGATACACTGCTGGAGTTTCCACAGTAAATACACTGGATATTGCGGAGGTAAACTCGCAGTTAAATTCTCTAAGGCAAAAGATGAAAGAAATAGTAAATCGGGATTTTCAGGATATGGGAGGGGTGAGCACGTTAGGTAAGCAACAAGCAAATGTAGTTTCAGAAATGCTCCATATTTTACAGCCATTAGGAGATATGACAAACCGAATTATTGACAGAGTTAACAATGAAACTACTCAACACACTAAGGATGCTGTTTGTACCACTTATACCTCGTGGTTACTTTCTGTAATTGGGCTTAATATGGTACAATTAGAGAACCATAGGGTTCCCGATTGGATTTCAGATGAACAGTTAAAAGAATGGGTTGGTACTAACACACCAGGGTGTCACATTAGAGAATTCACGTTTACAAATCATCTCCTTGGAAATTGTAGGAATGGATCTGGACCACTCTATGTTGGAGCAGTTCTTCACATTCCTTACCATAGTGATAACCAAACATACCCACTGTACAAGGTTCATAATGTTGGGAAGTATCAAGACGGAGTTTGGATTTCACTTGCCAATCCACCCATTTATGCTATTAAGTGGCAAGGATCTGCAAAGGGTGTAAATTTGGCTTCCTGTCATCAAAAGGGGGAATATTGGGTCTGTCCAGAGGATTTGTTTAACAATGGGTTAACAGATTGTGGGTTTGTTTCTTATGATAATTGTTCTCTATCTATTTTACCTGTTGGTAACAGGACATTCATAAAGTTTGCTTTGGTGAATGATACTTACTACTTTGCTACTTCAAGCACACATTACAAGAAGGGATCTTTAACGTGCAGTTTGTATAACCATAACGTAGCACTTTCCAATGTTTTGAGAGACTTATTTTTAGCTGGACAAGTGTTACCCAAACCTGTTGTAAAGCCACCTATTCACCTGGATATATATATCAATGATACTGCTGAGGACTTACTTAGATATGTACCTACAGCTCTTCCACCCATCCCTCATTTTACTGCACAATGGGATCGAGTAATTAACCATAATGAAGCCATTATTAAACAGTGGGATGAATTGTCCAAGACTATTAAAGATCATGCAGATTTAGCTAATGATATTTTGCAGGATCCACCATTTTGGAGTAAGGTTTGGAACTGGGGTCGGAACGTTAATGTACATCCTTGGATTCGTATTATTTCACATGTTGTTATTGTTCTGCTTCTCGTTCTAATGATCATCCAGTGtattttcttaagtgttttccGCAGGCAGCTTAAACAACTCAAGAGTTTGCATGCTAAATCTCATTCCAATTCTCTTTCCAGCAATGTTGTCTGA